A single window of Nocardia sp. NBC_01327 DNA harbors:
- a CDS encoding MCE family protein: MDDRVVLGKRSPAFMGGLGLLLVLLVTVAAFGLDKLPILAAGTKYSAEFSEAAGLRKGDEVRIAGVKVGQVQDVGLEGDKVLVEFRTQDAWIGDETTASIQIKTLLGQKYLALDPKGTSAADPGKTIPLARTVSPYDVVDAFSDAASDIENTDTAQLAQSFRVLSDAFSETPADIRGSIDGVARLSESLAKRDDQLKKLFGATKKTSQVLADRNAEFERLIGNGGQLLAELNIRQQSIAQLLTGAKSVAAELTALVHDNEEQIGPALTNLKKTIDMLNANQANISKTLTLAAPFYGLYANVLGTGRWFDAVITNLIPPALPDIPGDRPPIRKMGG; this comes from the coding sequence ATGGACGATCGGGTAGTACTCGGTAAACGCAGTCCGGCGTTCATGGGCGGATTGGGCCTGCTCCTGGTGCTTTTGGTGACGGTGGCCGCATTCGGCCTCGACAAATTGCCGATTCTGGCCGCCGGCACCAAATACAGCGCCGAATTCTCCGAGGCCGCGGGCCTGCGCAAGGGCGATGAGGTGCGTATCGCCGGCGTGAAGGTCGGCCAGGTGCAGGATGTCGGCCTGGAGGGCGACAAGGTGCTGGTGGAATTCCGCACCCAGGATGCCTGGATCGGTGACGAGACCACCGCGTCCATCCAGATCAAGACGCTGCTTGGGCAGAAGTACCTGGCACTCGATCCCAAGGGCACCAGCGCCGCCGATCCGGGCAAGACGATTCCGTTGGCGCGCACGGTGTCTCCGTACGACGTGGTGGACGCTTTCAGCGATGCCGCCTCCGATATCGAGAACACCGATACCGCGCAGCTGGCCCAGAGTTTCCGGGTGCTGTCGGATGCGTTCTCCGAAACGCCGGCTGATATTCGCGGTTCCATCGACGGCGTCGCACGCCTGTCGGAGTCGCTGGCCAAGCGTGACGATCAGCTGAAGAAGCTGTTCGGCGCCACCAAGAAGACCTCTCAGGTGCTGGCCGATCGCAATGCCGAATTCGAGCGGCTGATCGGCAATGGCGGGCAGTTGCTCGCCGAGTTGAATATCCGCCAGCAGTCCATCGCGCAATTGCTGACCGGTGCGAAATCCGTTGCGGCCGAACTGACCGCGCTGGTGCACGACAACGAGGAGCAGATCGGCCCCGCGCTGACGAACCTCAAGAAGACCATCGACATGCTCAATGCCAACCAGGCGAACATCTCCAAGACGCTCACCCTGGCGGCGCCGTTCTACGGCTTGTACGCGAATGTGCTGGGCACCGGCCGCTGGTTCGACGCGGTCATCACCAACCTCATTCCGCCCGCCCTGCCCGATATTCCGGGCGACCGTCCGCCGATCCGAAAGATGGGAGGCTAG
- a CDS encoding MlaD family protein, with the protein MRDTLRGLGGTLTKLVVFIVVTVLATGILALTIANYSGGGTKFNARFTDVTSLNKGDEVRIAGVRVGKVTKVTIVDKRLANVEFELTDRSSLPASTTAAIKYRNLVGQRYIALEQGAGEQGRKINKGATIPLERTKPALNLTELFNGFRPLFQTLTADDVNKLSYNIIQVFQGEKGTIRDLVSTTASLTNKIADKDAVIGAVVKNLNAVLDAVNQHDGQLDALIVNTEALVTGLNADRGTIGSAITSLGNLAEATSDLLVPVRPNLQGAIAGLNQLTGTLNSRSDEVNEGLANLPIKMDKLGRAASYGSWFQFYLCGIDIVAGPGTADAPQLNLPPAIANLPTVNQPIYTNPAPRCHGKGGR; encoded by the coding sequence ATGAGGGATACCCTGCGCGGCCTCGGCGGCACGCTGACCAAACTGGTGGTCTTCATCGTGGTGACAGTGCTGGCCACTGGCATCCTGGCGCTGACCATCGCCAACTACAGCGGCGGCGGCACCAAGTTCAATGCCCGCTTCACCGATGTGACCTCCCTGAACAAGGGTGACGAGGTGCGGATCGCCGGTGTGCGCGTCGGCAAGGTCACCAAGGTGACGATCGTGGACAAGCGGCTGGCGAACGTGGAGTTCGAGCTGACCGATCGTTCCTCGCTGCCGGCCTCGACCACCGCGGCCATCAAGTACCGGAACCTGGTGGGGCAGCGCTACATCGCGCTGGAGCAGGGCGCCGGCGAGCAGGGGCGCAAGATCAACAAGGGCGCCACCATCCCGCTGGAGCGCACCAAGCCGGCGCTGAATCTGACCGAGCTGTTCAACGGCTTCCGGCCGCTGTTCCAGACGCTCACCGCCGATGATGTGAACAAGCTGTCCTACAACATCATTCAGGTCTTCCAGGGCGAGAAGGGGACGATCAGGGATCTGGTCTCCACCACCGCCTCGCTCACCAACAAGATCGCCGACAAGGATGCGGTGATCGGTGCGGTGGTCAAGAACCTGAATGCCGTGCTGGACGCCGTCAATCAGCACGACGGCCAGCTGGACGCGCTGATCGTCAATACCGAGGCGCTGGTCACCGGGCTCAATGCCGATCGCGGCACCATCGGCTCGGCCATCACCTCGCTCGGCAATCTGGCGGAGGCCACCTCCGACCTGCTGGTGCCGGTGCGGCCGAATCTGCAGGGCGCCATCGCGGGCCTGAACCAGTTGACCGGCACGCTGAACAGCCGGTCCGACGAGGTCAACGAGGGCCTGGCCAATCTGCCCATCAAGATGGACAAACTCGGCCGGGCCGCCAGCTACGGCTCGTGGTTCCAGTTCTACCTGTGCGGCATCGATATCGTCGCGGGTCCCGGCACGGCCGATGCGCCGCAGCTGAATCTGCCCCCGGCGATCGCGAACCTGCCGACCGTCAATCAGCCGATCTATACGAATCCGGCTCCGCGCTGCCATGGGAAGGGAGGCCGCTGA
- a CDS encoding MCE family protein, whose translation MSNPERVQFWRSTEKLRSRTLGVLFFVVVALFLWTTIAIYNKQFVETVRVNLLTDTVGNALTRNADVKVRGVMVGEVRSSSYDGHQVKLDLAIDPAKADKIPANVTARLLPKTLFGERYVDLVWPEQPDSQHLKAGMTLHQDTSGHAIEVSQLLDHLLPLLQAVPPQYLSSTLGAVSQALQGQGEELGKTIDRLDDIFTQVNTELPTLQQDLKSLADVATVYSDAAPQLVDALDNLRTTNATIVQKRPQIDTMLATLTPSSSALADFLVANRDNIIDVAADSRPALEALARFSPGYTCALRNFAQMKPRIDDIFGKGTDLPGSRVTIEIVNDRGRYVPNQDEPRWFDPRGAVCIPEYPLGTDPGQYTDGSANDGSYQPPSRTPGDQAVGIVPAAQYRVFGPQQPTTAGSPQEQQTLNTIYGAAQGVSPDQVPGWISRIAAPALRGSEVTIR comes from the coding sequence ATGAGCAATCCGGAGCGGGTGCAGTTCTGGCGTTCCACCGAGAAGCTGCGCTCCCGGACCCTGGGTGTGCTGTTCTTCGTGGTGGTGGCGCTGTTCCTGTGGACCACCATCGCTATCTACAACAAGCAGTTCGTCGAGACCGTCCGGGTGAATCTGCTGACCGATACGGTCGGAAATGCCTTGACCCGCAATGCGGATGTCAAGGTCCGCGGTGTCATGGTCGGCGAGGTGCGCTCCAGCTCGTACGACGGGCATCAGGTGAAACTGGATCTGGCCATCGATCCGGCGAAGGCCGACAAGATTCCGGCCAATGTGACCGCACGGCTGCTCCCGAAGACGCTCTTCGGTGAGCGCTATGTGGATCTGGTGTGGCCGGAGCAGCCCGACAGCCAGCACCTGAAGGCGGGCATGACCCTGCATCAGGACACCAGCGGCCATGCCATCGAGGTGAGCCAGCTGCTGGATCATCTGCTGCCGCTGCTGCAAGCCGTTCCGCCGCAGTACCTCTCGTCCACGCTGGGCGCGGTCTCGCAGGCGCTGCAGGGGCAGGGCGAGGAGCTGGGCAAGACCATCGATCGTCTCGATGACATCTTCACCCAGGTCAATACCGAACTGCCCACGCTGCAGCAGGATCTGAAGAGCCTGGCCGATGTGGCCACCGTCTACTCCGATGCGGCCCCGCAGCTGGTGGACGCGCTGGACAATCTGCGCACCACCAATGCGACCATCGTGCAGAAGCGCCCGCAGATCGACACCATGCTCGCGACGCTGACCCCGAGCTCGTCGGCGCTGGCCGACTTCCTGGTGGCCAACCGCGACAACATCATCGATGTGGCGGCCGATTCTCGGCCCGCACTCGAGGCGCTGGCGAGGTTCTCGCCCGGTTACACCTGCGCCCTGCGGAACTTCGCGCAGATGAAGCCGCGCATCGATGACATCTTCGGTAAGGGCACCGATCTGCCGGGTTCGCGCGTGACGATCGAGATCGTCAATGATCGCGGCCGCTACGTCCCCAATCAGGACGAGCCGCGCTGGTTCGATCCCCGTGGCGCGGTGTGCATTCCGGAGTACCCGCTGGGTACAGACCCGGGCCAGTACACCGACGGTTCCGCTAACGATGGCTCCTACCAGCCGCCCAGCCGCACCCCGGGGGACCAGGCCGTCGGCATCGTGCCCGCGGCGCAGTACAGGGTGTTCGGCCCGCAGCAGCCGACCACCGCCGGATCTCCGCAGGAGCAGCAGACGCTGAACACGATCTACGGTGCGGCCCAGGGTGTTTCGCCGGACCAGGTGCCCGGCTGGATCTCCCGCATCGCGGCCCCGGCCCTGCGCGGCAGTGAGGTGACGATCCGATGA
- a CDS encoding MlaE family ABC transporter permease, with amino-acid sequence MVVSTRSTVFSRSARRVTGVLKAPVNLVDRAGDQMSFYARAIAWIPRTVVHYRKEVMRLLAEVTFGSGALAVIGGTIGVIVFMSASVGVVVGLQGFKALDSLGSGVLTGFLTGYINTRELAPLVAALALSATVGCGFTAQLGAMRISEEIDALEVMAVPGVPFLVTTRVIAGFVAVIPLYIVGLLGTYVASRLISIYFNGQSSGSYDHYFSLFLPPEDVIYSFLKVLVFAFVIILVHCYYGFNATGGPAGVGVAVGRAVRAAIVLINVLDFFLSLAIWGTTTTVRVAG; translated from the coding sequence ATGGTCGTTTCCACGCGCTCCACCGTTTTCTCCCGGTCGGCGCGCCGGGTGACCGGTGTGCTCAAAGCGCCGGTGAACCTGGTCGACCGGGCCGGCGATCAAATGTCCTTCTACGCGAGAGCGATCGCGTGGATACCGAGAACCGTTGTGCACTACCGCAAGGAGGTCATGCGGCTGCTGGCCGAGGTGACCTTCGGTTCGGGTGCGCTGGCGGTCATCGGCGGCACCATCGGCGTCATCGTCTTCATGTCCGCCTCGGTGGGTGTGGTGGTCGGGCTGCAGGGCTTCAAGGCTCTGGACTCGCTCGGCAGCGGTGTGCTGACCGGCTTCCTGACCGGCTACATCAATACGCGTGAACTCGCGCCCCTGGTTGCGGCGCTGGCACTTTCGGCCACGGTCGGGTGTGGTTTCACCGCGCAGCTGGGCGCCATGCGCATCTCCGAGGAGATCGACGCGCTCGAGGTGATGGCGGTGCCTGGTGTGCCGTTCCTGGTCACCACGCGCGTGATCGCGGGCTTCGTGGCGGTGATCCCGCTGTACATCGTCGGCCTGCTCGGCACGTACGTCGCCTCGCGGTTGATCAGCATCTACTTCAACGGGCAATCGAGTGGGTCATATGACCACTACTTCAGCCTGTTCCTGCCACCCGAAGACGTCATCTATTCGTTCCTGAAGGTGCTCGTCTTCGCGTTCGTCATCATCCTGGTGCACTGCTACTACGGCTTCAATGCCACCGGTGGTCCGGCCGGTGTGGGTGTGGCCGTCGGCCGCGCGGTGCGCGCCGCGATCGTGCTCATCAATGTGCTCGATTTCTTCCTCAGCCTTGCCATTTGGGGCACGACCACGACGGTGCGGGTGGCGGGATGA
- a CDS encoding MlaE family ABC transporter permease encodes MRKTFRRPFQWREFIEQSWFIASVSILPAALVAIPFGAVVALQTGSLIKQLGAESFTGATSVLATVQQAAPVVTALIIAGAAGSAVAADLGSRTIREEIDAMEVLGIDPIQRLVVPRVLGMMLVALLMNGLVAVVGICGGYFFNVALQGGTPGAYLASFSALAQLPDLWIGEIKALIFGLVAGVIAAYKGLHPKGGPKGVGDAVNQSVVITFLVLFFLNLVLTLIYLQVVPAKGA; translated from the coding sequence ATGCGTAAGACGTTCCGCCGGCCGTTCCAGTGGCGGGAGTTCATCGAGCAGTCGTGGTTCATCGCGTCTGTCTCGATCCTCCCGGCCGCACTGGTCGCGATTCCCTTCGGCGCTGTAGTCGCATTGCAGACCGGCTCACTCATCAAGCAGCTCGGCGCGGAGTCCTTCACCGGCGCCACCAGCGTGCTCGCCACGGTGCAGCAGGCCGCCCCGGTGGTGACCGCCCTGATCATCGCGGGCGCAGCCGGTTCGGCCGTGGCCGCCGATCTCGGCTCGCGGACCATTCGCGAGGAGATCGACGCCATGGAGGTCCTCGGCATCGATCCCATTCAGCGCCTTGTGGTTCCGCGGGTGCTGGGCATGATGCTGGTCGCGCTGCTCATGAACGGCTTGGTCGCGGTGGTCGGCATCTGCGGCGGTTACTTCTTCAATGTGGCCCTGCAGGGCGGCACGCCCGGCGCCTATCTGGCGTCGTTCTCCGCGCTCGCACAACTCCCGGACCTCTGGATCGGTGAGATCAAAGCCCTGATCTTCGGACTTGTCGCCGGTGTCATCGCCGCGTACAAGGGTTTGCATCCCAAGGGTGGCCCGAAAGGTGTAGGTGACGCGGTGAACCAGTCCGTGGTGATCACGTTCCTGGTCTTGTTCTTCCTGAACCTGGTGCTGACCCTGATTTATCTTCAGGTCGTCCCGGCCAAGGGCGCGTGA
- a CDS encoding ABC transporter ATP-binding protein, producing the protein MGVEVRTEGITKSFGSQRIWQDVSLTLPTGEVSALLGPSGTGKSVFLKSLIGLLRPERGSIYIDGTDITTCSNKELYEIRKLFGVLFQDGALFGSMNLYDNVAFPLREHTKKSESDIKKVVMEKLELTGLLGAEGKLPGEISGGMRKRAGLARALVLDPQIILVDEPDSGLDPVRTTYLSQLLIDINAQIDATILIVTHNINLARLVPDNIGMLFRRQLVMFGPREVLLTSDEPVVKQFLNGRMIGPIGMSEEKDESQMAREQAMFDAGHNQGGAEEVEGIIPQMRATPGMPVRQAVGRRRERVRQILHTLPPAAQEAIRDSLEQDGDSDTQVMPAYTGGYDTTVRHNLTNG; encoded by the coding sequence GTGGGCGTCGAGGTCAGGACCGAAGGCATCACGAAGTCATTCGGTTCGCAACGTATTTGGCAGGACGTCTCACTGACGCTGCCGACGGGGGAAGTCAGCGCGTTGCTCGGCCCCTCGGGTACTGGCAAGTCCGTCTTTCTGAAGTCTTTGATCGGTTTGCTGCGCCCCGAGCGCGGCTCCATCTACATCGATGGCACCGATATCACCACCTGCTCCAACAAGGAGCTCTACGAGATCCGGAAGCTGTTCGGTGTCCTCTTCCAGGACGGCGCGCTCTTCGGCTCGATGAATCTGTATGACAACGTGGCCTTCCCGCTGCGCGAGCACACCAAGAAGAGCGAATCCGACATCAAAAAAGTTGTCATGGAGAAGCTCGAGCTGACGGGTCTGCTCGGCGCGGAAGGCAAACTGCCGGGCGAGATCTCGGGCGGTATGCGCAAGCGTGCCGGCCTGGCGCGCGCGCTGGTGCTGGACCCGCAGATCATCCTCGTCGACGAGCCGGACTCCGGTCTGGACCCGGTGCGTACCACCTACCTGTCGCAGCTGCTCATCGATATCAATGCGCAGATCGACGCCACGATTCTGATCGTCACGCACAACATCAACCTGGCTCGCCTGGTGCCGGACAATATCGGCATGCTGTTCCGCCGGCAGCTGGTCATGTTCGGCCCGCGCGAGGTGCTGCTCACCTCGGACGAGCCGGTGGTGAAGCAGTTCCTCAACGGCCGCATGATCGGCCCGATCGGCATGTCCGAGGAGAAGGACGAATCGCAGATGGCCCGCGAGCAGGCCATGTTCGATGCCGGCCACAACCAGGGCGGCGCCGAGGAAGTCGAGGGCATCATCCCGCAGATGCGTGCCACCCCCGGTATGCCGGTGCGTCAGGCCGTCGGCCGTCGTCGTGAGCGCGTGCGCCAGATTCTGCACACGCTGCCGCCCGCCGCGCAGGAGGCTATTCGGGATTCACTGGAGCAGGACGGTGATTCCGACACACAGGTAATGCCCGCTTATACGGGCGGGTATGACACCACGGTTCGACACAACCTGACTAACGGGTAA
- the rplL gene encoding 50S ribosomal protein L7/L12 translates to MANVEELLETFSGMTLLELSEFVKAFEDKFEVTAAAPVAVAAAGAAPVEAAEEQDEFDVIIESAGDKKIQVIKVVREIVSGLGLKEAKDLVESAPKAILEKVNKDAAEAAKAKLEEAGAKISVK, encoded by the coding sequence ATGGCTAACGTCGAAGAGCTGCTCGAAACCTTCAGTGGCATGACCCTGCTCGAGCTCTCCGAGTTCGTGAAGGCGTTCGAGGACAAGTTCGAGGTCACCGCTGCCGCTCCGGTCGCCGTCGCCGCCGCGGGCGCTGCCCCGGTCGAGGCCGCCGAAGAGCAGGACGAGTTCGATGTCATCATCGAGTCGGCCGGCGACAAGAAGATCCAGGTCATCAAGGTCGTTCGCGAGATCGTCTCCGGCCTGGGCCTGAAGGAAGCCAAGGACCTCGTCGAGAGCGCCCCGAAGGCGATCCTGGAGAAGGTCAACAAGGACGCGGCCGAGGCTGCCAAGGCCAAGCTCGAAGAGGCCGGCGCCAAGATCTCCGTCAAGTAG
- the rplJ gene encoding 50S ribosomal protein L10, with the protein MANPEKVTAVAEITEQFKTSTATVVTEYRGLSVSKITELRRALGAGTTYSVAKNTLVKRAAAEAGIEGLDDLFVGPTAITFIKGEPVDAAKALKAFAKDNKALIIKGGYMDGVALSVAEVERIADLESREVLLAKLAGAMKGNLSKAAALFAAPGNQVARLFAALEEKKANEGGAAAPVADAPAADAE; encoded by the coding sequence ATGGCAAACCCCGAGAAGGTCACCGCGGTAGCGGAGATCACGGAGCAGTTCAAGACCTCGACGGCCACTGTTGTCACGGAATACCGTGGCCTGTCGGTCAGCAAGATCACCGAGCTGCGTCGTGCGCTCGGCGCGGGCACCACTTACTCCGTCGCCAAGAACACCCTGGTCAAGCGTGCCGCCGCTGAGGCTGGCATCGAAGGCCTGGATGACTTGTTCGTCGGTCCGACCGCCATCACCTTCATCAAGGGTGAGCCGGTCGATGCCGCGAAGGCGCTCAAGGCTTTCGCCAAGGACAACAAGGCGCTGATCATCAAGGGCGGCTACATGGACGGCGTTGCGCTGTCCGTGGCCGAAGTTGAGCGGATCGCCGACCTGGAGTCCCGCGAGGTCCTGCTGGCCAAGCTGGCCGGCGCCATGAAGGGCAACCTGTCGAAGGCCGCGGCGCTGTTCGCTGCGCCCGGCAACCAGGTCGCTCGGCTGTTCGCGGCCCTCGAGGAGAAGAAGGCGAACGAGGGTGGCGCTGCCGCTCCCGTTGCCGACGCTCCCGCGGCCGACGCTGAATAA
- the rplA gene encoding 50S ribosomal protein L1: MAKRSKAYLEAAAKVDRDALYLPLAAVRLAKDTATTKTDATVEVAVRLGVDPRKADQMVRGTVNLPHGTGKTARVIVFAVGDKAAEAEAAGADAVGAEDLIERIQGGWLDFDAAIATPDQMAKVGRIARVLGPRGLMPNPKTGTVTPDVAKAVNEIKGGKINFRVDKQANLHFVIGKASFDDKKLAENYGAALDEILRVKPSTAKGRYLKKVTFSTNTGPGIPVDPNRTRNFAEED; the protein is encoded by the coding sequence ATGGCAAAACGAAGCAAGGCTTATCTCGAGGCGGCCGCCAAGGTCGACCGCGACGCGCTGTACCTCCCGCTGGCCGCCGTGCGGCTCGCGAAGGACACCGCCACCACCAAGACCGACGCGACCGTCGAGGTTGCCGTCCGTCTGGGTGTTGATCCCCGTAAGGCCGATCAGATGGTCCGTGGCACGGTCAACCTGCCGCACGGCACCGGTAAGACCGCCCGCGTCATCGTGTTCGCCGTCGGTGACAAGGCCGCCGAGGCCGAGGCCGCCGGTGCGGACGCCGTGGGCGCCGAGGACCTGATCGAGCGCATCCAGGGCGGCTGGCTGGACTTCGACGCCGCCATCGCCACCCCGGATCAGATGGCCAAGGTCGGTCGTATCGCTCGTGTGCTGGGCCCGCGTGGCCTGATGCCGAACCCGAAGACCGGCACCGTCACCCCCGATGTGGCGAAGGCTGTCAACGAGATCAAGGGCGGCAAGATCAACTTCCGCGTCGACAAGCAGGCCAACCTGCACTTCGTCATCGGCAAGGCGTCCTTCGACGACAAGAAGCTGGCGGAGAACTACGGCGCCGCACTCGATGAGATCCTGCGCGTCAAGCCCTCCACTGCGAAGGGCCGCTACCTCAAGAAGGTGACGTTCTCGACGAACACCGGACCGGGCATCCCGGTGGACCCGAACCGCACCCGCAACTTCGCCGAAGAAGACTGA
- the rplK gene encoding 50S ribosomal protein L11 yields the protein MPPKKKKVSGLIKLQIKAGAANPAPPVGPALGQHGVNIMEFCKAYNAATESQRGSIIPVEITVYEDRTFDFKLKTPPASQLLLKAAGVQKGSAEPHRLKVATVTQDQLREIAKTKAEDLNANDIEQAAKIIAGTARSMGITVV from the coding sequence ATGCCCCCCAAGAAGAAGAAGGTCTCTGGGCTTATCAAGCTCCAGATCAAGGCCGGTGCCGCTAATCCGGCTCCGCCCGTCGGCCCCGCGCTGGGTCAGCACGGCGTCAACATCATGGAATTCTGCAAGGCCTACAACGCGGCGACCGAGTCGCAGCGCGGCAGCATCATTCCGGTCGAGATCACGGTCTACGAAGACCGCACCTTCGACTTCAAGCTGAAGACGCCGCCTGCCTCGCAGCTGCTGCTCAAGGCTGCCGGTGTGCAGAAGGGCTCCGCCGAGCCGCATCGCCTGAAGGTCGCGACGGTCACCCAGGACCAGCTCCGTGAGATCGCGAAGACCAAGGCCGAGGATCTGAACGCCAACGATATCGAGCAGGCCGCGAAGATCATCGCCGGCACCGCTCGCTCGATGGGTATCACCGTCGTCTAA
- the nusG gene encoding transcription termination/antitermination protein NusG → MSTPENGTTDEFQIDDVVVEETGIDVEESGDSADAAESTEPAEVELSEEELTAPIDAEPADPVAEMKAALRRAPGDWYVIHSYAGYENKVKTNLETRVQNLGLEEYIFQVEVPTEEVTEIKNGQRKNVNRKVLPGYILVRMELNDESWGAVRNTPGVTGFVGATSRPSPLSIDDVVKFLVPAAQQKKAAATAAAGGDASGETTIAKPTIDVDFEVGESVTVMDGPFATLPASISEINAEQQKLKVLVSIFGRETPVELAFTQVAKI, encoded by the coding sequence GTGAGCACCCCGGAGAACGGCACAACCGACGAATTCCAGATCGACGACGTGGTGGTCGAGGAGACCGGCATCGACGTCGAGGAATCCGGCGACTCCGCCGACGCGGCGGAATCCACTGAGCCTGCCGAGGTGGAGCTGTCCGAGGAGGAGCTCACCGCTCCCATCGACGCCGAGCCCGCCGATCCCGTCGCCGAGATGAAGGCTGCGCTGCGTCGCGCCCCCGGTGACTGGTACGTGATCCACTCCTACGCCGGTTACGAGAACAAGGTGAAGACCAATCTCGAGACCCGTGTGCAGAACCTCGGTCTCGAGGAGTACATCTTCCAGGTCGAGGTTCCGACCGAAGAGGTCACCGAGATCAAGAACGGCCAGCGCAAGAACGTCAATCGCAAGGTGCTGCCGGGTTACATCCTGGTCCGCATGGAGCTGAACGACGAGTCGTGGGGCGCGGTGCGCAACACCCCCGGTGTGACCGGTTTCGTCGGCGCCACCTCCCGGCCCTCGCCGCTGTCCATCGATGACGTGGTGAAGTTCCTGGTCCCGGCCGCGCAGCAGAAGAAGGCCGCGGCCACCGCTGCCGCCGGCGGCGACGCCTCGGGCGAGACCACGATCGCCAAGCCGACCATCGATGTCGACTTCGAGGTCGGCGAGTCGGTCACCGTCATGGACGGCCCGTTCGCCACCCTCCCGGCCAGCATTTCCGAGATCAATGCCGAGCAGCAGAAGCTCAAGGTGCTGGTCTCCATCTTCGGCCGCGAGACTCCGGTCGAGCTGGCGTTCACTCAGGTCGCCAAGATCTAG
- the secE gene encoding preprotein translocase subunit SecE encodes MSDERDTRHEDGDDTAAVARPSGKRSARRSRAASSSATNVATIDRPTSQVKADKKKSGKAGGGAGNPFKRLMKFLKEVIAELRKVIWPNRKQMVTYTSVVLVFVIFMIAFISGLDLGFIKGVNWLFG; translated from the coding sequence GTGAGCGACGAGCGGGATACTCGCCACGAAGATGGCGATGACACCGCCGCAGTGGCTCGTCCGAGCGGTAAGCGTTCCGCCCGGCGATCACGCGCCGCGTCATCGTCCGCGACGAATGTCGCAACGATCGATCGGCCTACATCGCAGGTCAAGGCAGACAAGAAGAAGTCCGGCAAAGCCGGTGGCGGTGCGGGGAATCCGTTCAAGCGCCTGATGAAGTTCCTCAAGGAAGTAATCGCGGAACTTCGTAAGGTCATCTGGCCCAACCGCAAGCAGATGGTCACCTATACGAGCGTCGTTCTGGTGTTCGTGATCTTCATGATCGCCTTCATCAGCGGGTTGGATCTGGGCTTCATCAAGGGCGTCAACTGGCTGTTCGGCTAG
- a CDS encoding fused (3R)-hydroxyacyl-ACP dehydratase subunits HadA/HadB, with protein MTINTEAELVSNIEAETPQPDEAFDPAAHAATMVGHHYRVDDYYEVGREKVREYARAVQDYHPVHWDEDVAQEYGYDGLVAPLSFISLVGILAQRKLFEQIVTGYDLSQIMQTDQILEFHRPIRAGDQLTCIVYLHSFRQAFGGDIIVTKNDVVAQNDELVLTTYTTLIGRSGGDIDPNIGDTVRNVLMHGVGPEETPDHHPRTAAETASVLTPQPVPVAATGKVVPGKHAIRFEDVAVGDVLPTRVVRLTRGDLVNYAGVSGDANPIHWSDDVVKMVGLENVVAHGMLTMGLGGGFITSWLGDPGAVKEYNVRFTSPVYVGVDKPAEIEYTGKVKSVDPETRTAVVAIVAKSEGRKIFGRATATVQLA; from the coding sequence GTGACTATCAACACCGAGGCCGAATTGGTCAGCAATATCGAGGCCGAAACGCCTCAGCCGGACGAGGCTTTCGATCCCGCCGCCCACGCCGCCACCATGGTCGGCCACCACTACCGGGTGGACGACTACTACGAGGTCGGCCGCGAGAAGGTGCGTGAGTACGCCCGCGCCGTGCAGGACTACCACCCGGTGCACTGGGACGAGGACGTCGCCCAGGAGTACGGCTACGACGGTCTGGTCGCCCCCCTCAGCTTCATCTCCCTGGTCGGGATTCTGGCCCAGCGCAAGCTCTTCGAGCAGATCGTCACCGGCTACGACCTGAGCCAGATCATGCAGACGGACCAGATCCTGGAGTTCCACCGGCCCATCAGGGCCGGCGATCAGCTCACCTGCATCGTCTACCTGCACTCGTTCCGGCAGGCCTTCGGCGGCGACATCATCGTCACCAAGAACGACGTGGTCGCGCAGAACGACGAGCTGGTGCTAACCACCTACACCACCCTCATCGGCCGCAGCGGCGGTGATATCGATCCCAATATCGGTGACACCGTGCGCAATGTGCTCATGCACGGCGTCGGCCCGGAGGAGACCCCGGACCACCACCCGCGCACCGCGGCGGAGACGGCCTCCGTGCTCACCCCGCAGCCGGTGCCCGTGGCCGCGACCGGCAAGGTCGTTCCGGGCAAGCACGCCATCCGCTTCGAGGACGTCGCCGTCGGCGATGTGCTGCCCACCCGCGTCGTGCGCCTCACCCGCGGCGATCTGGTCAACTACGCCGGCGTCTCCGGCGATGCCAACCCGATCCACTGGAGCGACGATGTCGTGAAGATGGTCGGCCTGGAAAACGTTGTGGCACACGGCATGCTGACCATGGGCCTGGGCGGCGGCTTCATCACCTCCTGGCTCGGTGATCCGGGTGCGGTGAAGGAGTACAACGTGCGCTTCACCAGCCCCGTCTACGTGGGCGTCGACAAGCCCGCGGAGATCGAATACACCGGCAAGGTGAAGTCCGTCGACCCCGAAACTCGCACCGCCGTGGTGGCCATCGTCGCTAAATCGGAGGGCCGCAAGATCTTCGGCCGGGCGACCGCAACGGTCCAGTTGGCCTGA